One Leptolyngbya ohadii IS1 genomic window carries:
- a CDS encoding pseudouridine synthase translates to MNQGWTYREQVDRQGAGQTLLQFYSQRYQHSTPQEWQERIDSGQILLDGKPASADTVLKVGQQLTYDRPPWQEPDVPLSFQILYEDADLLVVEKPSGLPVLPGGGFLQNTLLYQLQQQYPQATPVPIHRLGRGTSGLMLLARSPLAKAKLSQQMRQNTLGGAIPAKGTDLEKGNDRQIRKTYRTLIGKSELPDRFTLDYAIGKIPHPVLGYVYGAVKGDAVKGDTVKEGLFAYSEAQVLRRTDTTTLLEVTILTGRPHQIRIHLAAAGYPLLGDPLYEAGGLPRLQAVAPGEKLPVPGDCGYLLHAYRLRFPHPRSHQLMDFRCPPPAELT, encoded by the coding sequence ATGAATCAGGGCTGGACGTATCGAGAACAGGTCGATCGCCAGGGGGCGGGGCAAACTCTCCTCCAGTTCTACAGCCAGCGCTATCAGCACTCAACACCGCAGGAATGGCAGGAACGCATCGATTCCGGGCAAATTTTGCTCGATGGCAAACCCGCATCCGCCGATACCGTTCTCAAAGTTGGACAACAGCTCACCTACGATCGTCCCCCCTGGCAGGAGCCAGACGTTCCCCTGTCGTTTCAAATTCTCTACGAGGATGCTGATCTGCTAGTTGTGGAGAAACCCTCTGGATTGCCTGTGTTGCCGGGCGGCGGCTTCTTGCAAAACACTCTGCTCTATCAGCTTCAGCAGCAGTATCCGCAGGCAACTCCAGTACCCATTCATCGGCTTGGACGGGGAACGTCGGGCTTAATGCTGCTTGCTCGATCGCCCCTTGCCAAAGCAAAGCTCAGTCAGCAGATGCGGCAGAATACCCTGGGCGGAGCCATCCCAGCCAAAGGAACCGATTTGGAAAAAGGGAACGATCGCCAGATCCGCAAAACTTACCGGACGCTAATCGGCAAAAGCGAACTGCCCGATCGTTTTACGTTGGACTATGCGATCGGCAAAATTCCCCATCCGGTTCTGGGCTATGTTTATGGCGCAGTGAAAGGGGACGCAGTGAAAGGGGACACAGTGAAAGAGGGCTTGTTTGCCTACAGCGAAGCTCAGGTATTGCGCCGCACCGACACCACGACCCTGCTGGAAGTCACCATTCTCACAGGTAGACCGCACCAGATCCGAATCCACCTCGCTGCGGCAGGCTATCCCCTCCTGGGCGATCCGCTCTACGAAGCAGGGGGACTTCCCCGACTTCAGGCTGTCGCTCCTGGAGAAAAATTGCCTGTTCCCGGAGATTGTGGCTACCTTTTGCACGCCTACCGCCTCCGCTTTCCCCATCCTCGCAGCCATCAGTTGATGGATTTCCGGTGCCCCCCGCCCGCTGAATTGACCTGA
- a CDS encoding glycosyltransferase, translating to MVSQVKRDSLQHPPHQTSRSHPETAAAYKLLGDDWLNQQQWQQAQTAYEQALKLEPDSAEIYVSLGTVAVHQQHWAAAAQCYEKAVTLDPTLAIAFWNLSLAHKQLGNSEAMLNAYFQALTLQPDWATAEEHERLGNHFLQQQQWVAAIACYDRAVAQDDRLADAHLKRGIALQKQGDPAAAVSSYQQAIALNPQAWLAYHSLGDALLAQKQESEAVVAYRQSIALNPDYSWSYNNLGDAYRNLQAWDRAIEAYQQAIALNPEFHWSHYNLGDALAKRNQWQAAIEAYKKAIELEPNLTVAHRNLSRALQQRAAADLADALSGYLRLIQQDPDDLESYRGALQIKRDDPALHVGFANALMRQNQLDQAIVFYQNALLFDPDHAEAKLRIRKLEARQKSRAKTFGFAVHSADYALWLQENAPKPEDFIRMAQTVPTLKYKPLISVVVPIYNPPEQFLRDMIQSVREQIYPHWELCLADDCSSKPHVRRVLEEFAARDARIKVVYRETNGHIAAASNSALKLATGDYVTLLDHDDLLTPDALYEVVSLLNRHPEADLIYSDEDKINDRQELLSPHFKPDWCPDLLLSQNYVCHLGTYRRTIINQIGGFRVGYEGSQDYDLVLRFTEKTNNIFHIPKILYHWRIHPESVASGSAAKPYAYEAALRALQDALDRRGEGGQVAHHAIVTGLYTVRYAIRDPKLVSIIIPSRNLGDVLDRCLQSIFAKSTYPHYEVIVIDNGSDEPETLAILKQWQQREPDRFRCHRLDIPFNYSRLNNYGVSQARGDYLLFLNNDTEVITPDWIEAMVEQAQRTSVGAIGAILLYPDNTIQHAGVMLGVSGVAEHSHKHFPLGDPGYFGRLFCVSNYSAVTGACVMCRREVYEQVGGFDETLRVAYNDIDFCLKLRRQGYHNLVLSHVSLYHHESKSRGAEDTPEKQQRFQQEIQAMHQTWADVIAHDPCYNPNLTRQGGSYRLKLLNCPEIRQVIADRSSDAFLDFSIDTPIVGKLEGAFMTIKGWVLGRESRVAAIEICCQDLLIQRSAVHLLRSDVKKLFPHLPECERSGFAATIDLADLADVPSTAEIWVQAVFENGMIQTMGKIIVQA from the coding sequence ATGGTCAGCCAGGTAAAGCGCGATTCTCTGCAACACCCCCCTCATCAGACCAGCCGATCGCATCCAGAAACGGCAGCGGCGTATAAATTGCTGGGCGATGATTGGCTGAATCAGCAGCAGTGGCAGCAGGCACAGACAGCCTATGAGCAGGCATTAAAGCTGGAGCCAGACAGCGCAGAGATTTACGTGAGCCTGGGAACCGTGGCGGTGCATCAGCAACACTGGGCAGCGGCGGCGCAGTGCTACGAAAAGGCGGTGACGCTCGATCCGACTCTGGCGATCGCGTTCTGGAATTTGTCGCTGGCGCACAAGCAGTTAGGCAACTCGGAGGCAATGCTAAACGCCTATTTTCAGGCACTCACCCTTCAGCCAGATTGGGCAACGGCGGAGGAACATGAGCGGCTAGGCAATCACTTTTTGCAGCAGCAGCAGTGGGTAGCGGCGATCGCCTGCTATGACCGGGCAGTTGCTCAGGACGATCGGCTTGCGGATGCTCATCTCAAGCGGGGGATTGCGCTTCAGAAACAGGGAGATCCGGCAGCGGCAGTGTCCTCTTACCAGCAGGCGATCGCCCTGAATCCGCAGGCGTGGCTGGCTTATCACAGTCTGGGGGATGCGCTGCTGGCGCAGAAGCAGGAATCGGAGGCAGTGGTGGCGTACCGTCAATCGATCGCCCTTAATCCGGACTACTCCTGGTCTTACAACAATTTGGGGGATGCCTACCGCAATCTACAAGCGTGGGATCGGGCAATTGAGGCATATCAGCAGGCGATCGCGCTCAATCCTGAATTTCACTGGTCGCATTACAACCTGGGGGATGCGCTGGCGAAGCGGAATCAGTGGCAGGCGGCGATCGAGGCTTATAAAAAGGCGATCGAACTGGAGCCGAATTTAACCGTTGCCCATCGTAACCTTAGTCGTGCCCTGCAACAGCGTGCCGCTGCCGATCTCGCCGATGCCCTGAGCGGCTATTTGCGGTTGATTCAGCAAGATCCAGACGATTTGGAAAGCTATCGGGGGGCACTGCAAATTAAGCGAGACGATCCAGCGCTTCATGTGGGATTCGCTAATGCCCTGATGCGGCAAAATCAGCTTGATCAGGCGATCGTGTTTTATCAGAATGCGCTGCTGTTCGACCCGGATCACGCGGAGGCAAAACTGCGGATTCGTAAACTGGAAGCCCGGCAAAAATCCAGGGCGAAGACCTTTGGGTTTGCGGTTCATTCCGCTGATTATGCCCTGTGGCTTCAGGAGAATGCGCCCAAGCCAGAAGACTTTATTCGCATGGCGCAGACCGTGCCAACGCTGAAGTATAAGCCGCTGATTAGCGTGGTTGTGCCGATTTACAATCCGCCGGAGCAGTTTTTGCGGGACATGATTCAGTCGGTGCGGGAGCAGATCTATCCCCACTGGGAACTGTGCCTTGCGGATGACTGTTCCTCGAAGCCGCATGTCCGGCGAGTCCTGGAGGAATTTGCTGCCAGAGATGCCCGCATCAAAGTGGTTTACCGGGAAACCAATGGGCATATTGCCGCTGCCTCCAACTCTGCCCTGAAGCTGGCAACCGGAGACTATGTGACGCTGCTGGATCACGATGATCTGCTAACGCCGGATGCGCTGTACGAAGTAGTTTCGCTGCTGAACCGTCACCCAGAAGCGGATTTAATCTACTCCGACGAGGACAAGATCAACGATCGCCAGGAACTCCTCAGCCCCCACTTCAAGCCGGATTGGTGTCCCGATTTGCTGCTGTCCCAGAATTACGTCTGCCATCTGGGCACCTATCGCCGGACGATTATTAATCAGATTGGCGGTTTTCGCGTCGGCTATGAGGGGAGTCAGGACTATGATCTGGTGCTGCGATTCACGGAAAAGACAAATAACATTTTCCACATTCCCAAAATTCTCTATCACTGGCGTATCCATCCCGAATCGGTTGCCAGCGGTTCCGCCGCAAAGCCCTACGCCTACGAAGCTGCCCTCCGCGCCCTCCAGGATGCCCTCGATCGTCGGGGGGAAGGGGGTCAGGTTGCCCATCATGCGATCGTCACGGGTCTTTATACGGTACGCTATGCCATTCGTGATCCCAAACTAGTGAGCATTATTATTCCCAGTCGGAATCTGGGGGATGTTCTCGATCGCTGTCTGCAATCCATCTTTGCGAAGAGCACCTATCCTCACTACGAAGTGATTGTGATTGACAACGGCAGTGACGAACCGGAAACGCTGGCAATTCTGAAGCAGTGGCAGCAGCGTGAACCCGATCGTTTTCGCTGTCATCGACTGGATATTCCCTTTAACTATTCCCGCTTGAATAACTACGGGGTTTCCCAGGCAAGGGGCGATTATCTCCTGTTTCTGAATAATGATACAGAAGTGATTACGCCGGACTGGATTGAGGCAATGGTCGAACAGGCGCAAAGAACGAGTGTGGGGGCGATCGGGGCAATCCTGCTCTACCCGGACAATACAATTCAGCATGCGGGCGTTATGCTGGGCGTCAGTGGAGTCGCAGAACACAGCCACAAACATTTTCCGCTTGGCGATCCGGGCTACTTTGGCAGGCTCTTCTGCGTGAGCAACTACTCTGCTGTGACGGGTGCCTGCGTCATGTGTCGGCGAGAGGTCTATGAGCAGGTGGGCGGCTTCGATGAAACGCTCAGGGTGGCATATAACGATATTGATTTTTGTCTGAAGCTGCGGCGGCAGGGATACCATAACCTCGTGTTGTCCCATGTGTCTCTTTATCACCACGAGTCCAAGAGCCGGGGCGCAGAAGACACGCCGGAAAAGCAGCAGCGATTTCAGCAGGAAATTCAGGCGATGCACCAAACCTGGGCAGATGTGATTGCCCATGACCCCTGCTATAACCCCAACCTGACGCGACAGGGCGGCAGCTACCGTCTAAAATTGCTGAACTGTCCCGAAATTCGGCAGGTCATCGCCGATCGATCGTCCGATGCGTTCCTCGACTTTTCTATCGATACGCCGATCGTGGGCAAACTGGAGGGGGCATTTATGACGATTAAGGGCTGGGTATTGGGTCGCGAGTCCAGGGTTGCGGCGATCGAAATCTGCTGTCAGGATCTATTAATTCAGCGATCGGCAGTTCATTTGCTACGATCGGATGTTAAAAAACTGTTTCCCCATCTTCCTGAGTGTGAGCGGAGCGGTTTTGCCGCAACGATTGATCTAGCTGATTTAGCCGATGTGCCGTCCACCGCCGAAATATGGGTTCAAGCGGTCTTTGAGAACGGAATGATCCAAACGATGGGAAAAATAATCGTTCAGGCGTGA
- a CDS encoding DUF3124 domain-containing protein, with the protein MKQSRFGRLFLSVLFAALCGWLMLGLSACEASQPIAEPVAQLKPVTLDSTVKLAAGQTVYVPIYSHIYTWERSKTIDLTATLSVRNTDLERPIILSTVNYYDSSGKLVRKYLEQPVELGSLASTNFLVNQQDTSGGSGAAFVVEWVSQTTVSTPVIEAVLINTIGNQGLSFISSGRVIKSLS; encoded by the coding sequence ATGAAGCAATCCAGGTTCGGTCGTCTGTTTTTGTCTGTGTTGTTCGCTGCTCTGTGCGGATGGCTGATGCTGGGGCTATCTGCCTGTGAAGCGTCCCAGCCGATCGCGGAACCTGTGGCTCAACTGAAACCCGTCACCCTCGACAGCACGGTTAAACTGGCTGCGGGTCAAACGGTCTATGTGCCCATCTACTCGCATATCTATACCTGGGAGCGAAGCAAGACGATCGATCTCACCGCTACCCTCAGCGTCCGCAATACGGATCTGGAGCGCCCAATTATTTTATCGACGGTGAACTACTACGACAGCAGCGGCAAACTTGTCCGCAAATACCTGGAGCAGCCCGTTGAGTTAGGATCGCTGGCTTCAACCAATTTTCTGGTGAATCAGCAAGATACGAGCGGTGGTTCGGGAGCCGCTTTTGTGGTGGAGTGGGTGTCTCAAACAACAGTTTCGACGCCTGTAATTGAGGCAGTGTTGATTAATACGATCGGCAACCAGGGTCTTTCATTCATTAGTAGTGGACGAGTAATTAAAAGTTTGAGTTAG
- a CDS encoding metallothionein: MTTVTQMKCACSDCLCIVNLNDAIMKDGKAYCGDACANGHTGGSGCGHTGCGCHS; encoded by the coding sequence ATGACGACTGTTACCCAAATGAAGTGCGCCTGTTCCGATTGCCTCTGCATTGTGAACCTGAACGATGCCATTATGAAAGACGGTAAAGCTTACTGTGGCGATGCTTGTGCCAATGGACATACGGGTGGTTCCGGTTGTGGTCATACGGGCTGCGGCTGCCATTCCTAA
- a CDS encoding DUF3611 family protein: MLNFFDPEAPNPKPHEIAHAFRWLGWTGLGLQSLLGFLPILVLIGNILAKPTGQTGGWSFGLWLAIACLIILGFSIYWCFRYIQVGNRLPNRNLRPAKANVIRDLKIGLLANIGIMAIALLVALSRVGTLTVKMLTLPQGATVVAPNQIGTTLGPAGALITPSNMIAIQAMLHTIAAGLVGAVVALLLLFLVGQHRSSDD, encoded by the coding sequence ATGCTCAACTTTTTTGATCCTGAAGCGCCAAACCCCAAACCCCATGAGATTGCTCACGCCTTTCGCTGGCTGGGCTGGACTGGTTTAGGATTGCAATCGCTGCTGGGATTTCTCCCCATCCTGGTTCTGATTGGCAATATTCTGGCAAAACCGACAGGACAGACCGGGGGATGGTCGTTTGGATTGTGGTTGGCGATCGCCTGTCTGATCATTCTAGGGTTTAGCATTTACTGGTGTTTTCGCTACATTCAGGTTGGCAATCGGCTCCCAAATCGCAACTTGCGTCCCGCCAAGGCAAATGTCATTCGTGATTTGAAAATTGGACTTCTCGCCAATATCGGTATTATGGCGATCGCGCTGCTGGTTGCGCTGTCACGAGTCGGCACTTTAACTGTCAAAATGTTGACCCTGCCGCAGGGCGCTACGGTCGTTGCTCCAAATCAAATTGGTACAACTTTAGGACCAGCGGGAGCGCTCATTACTCCGTCGAATATGATTGCAATTCAGGCAATGCTCCACACGATCGCGGCTGGCTTGGTGGGTGCTGTCGTTGCGCTGCTGCTCCTCTTCCTAGTGGGACAACATCGTAGTTCTGACGATTGA
- a CDS encoding DUF4126 domain-containing protein: protein MDVLLQLAVGIGLSAAAGFRILIPFLVMSMAAQGGYLRLAPEMAWISSQEATIAFGVAAALEVLIYFIPVVDNFMDLIEVPAAAIAGTILTATVTSDLDPWLRWSLAAVAGGTVAGGTGALTGMTRLASTAVAGPVGNAAVGSAELASSGILSILAIAVPILALIVILVIAFLGFRQVKRRLR from the coding sequence ATGGACGTGCTACTGCAACTTGCGGTTGGGATCGGGCTAAGTGCTGCCGCTGGGTTTCGGATTTTGATTCCGTTTCTGGTGATGAGTATGGCGGCACAGGGCGGCTATTTAAGATTGGCTCCCGAAATGGCATGGATTAGCAGCCAGGAAGCCACGATCGCCTTTGGAGTTGCTGCCGCCTTAGAAGTGTTAATTTACTTTATTCCGGTAGTCGATAACTTCATGGATTTAATCGAAGTGCCCGCAGCCGCGATCGCTGGAACGATTCTCACGGCAACAGTAACAAGCGATCTTGACCCGTGGTTGCGCTGGTCTTTAGCAGCAGTGGCAGGCGGTACGGTGGCGGGAGGAACAGGGGCGCTAACGGGCATGACTCGACTTGCCTCGACTGCGGTGGCTGGACCTGTGGGAAATGCAGCGGTAGGTTCAGCAGAGTTGGCTAGCTCTGGCATTCTGTCGATCCTAGCGATCGCTGTTCCAATCCTGGCATTGATTGTGATTCTTGTGATTGCCTTTCTAGGATTTCGGCAGGTTAAGCGACGCCTGAGATAG
- a CDS encoding ArsR/SmtB family transcription factor translates to MLDSPDPLAKHPTEIPDDGEDLCCDFPHARHGEAPAQQEPLSSEKAQRMAEFLGFLADPNRLRILSILATQEMCVGDLAATVGMNESAVSHQLRTLRAIRLVSSRKQGRHVFYRLQDHHVLSFYEAVVEHLDEAAD, encoded by the coding sequence ATGCTTGATTCACCTGATCCATTAGCAAAACATCCGACTGAAATCCCTGACGATGGGGAGGATCTCTGCTGTGATTTTCCCCATGCCCGTCACGGTGAGGCACCCGCACAACAGGAACCTCTTAGCAGCGAAAAAGCGCAGCGCATGGCAGAATTCCTGGGTTTTCTTGCCGATCCGAACCGACTGCGGATTCTCTCCATTCTGGCAACTCAGGAAATGTGCGTGGGCGATCTCGCCGCGACAGTCGGGATGAATGAATCCGCCGTGTCCCACCAGCTGAGAACGCTGCGGGCAATTCGCCTCGTCAGTTCCCGCAAACAGGGACGCCACGTATTCTATCGGCTGCAAGATCATCACGTCCTCAGTTTTTATGAGGCAGTAGTCGAGCATTTAGACGAAGCAGCGGATTGA
- a CDS encoding HdeD family acid-resistance protein, with protein sequence MTPDLQPNVQSLDANAVKKSTAWVIVLSIGLIILGVLSIFMPAIASAFFTSVMGWIALIGGVIMIVQSFQSKPIRGFWLNLLVGIFYVIAGIYILLNVGAAVLALTFAFGVLFIVEGIATIIMAFTGRAGHRMSWLVALNGIVTLILGIMVINRFPSSALWLIGLYVGISLLMSGISLLMAALAVRRVSPTMLGS encoded by the coding sequence ATGACTCCTGATCTTCAACCTAATGTTCAGTCATTAGATGCCAACGCTGTTAAGAAATCAACGGCATGGGTGATTGTTCTGAGCATCGGTTTAATCATCCTGGGTGTTCTGTCAATCTTTATGCCTGCGATCGCTTCAGCGTTCTTTACCTCCGTCATGGGCTGGATTGCGCTCATTGGTGGGGTCATAATGATTGTCCAATCGTTCCAGTCAAAGCCGATTCGGGGATTTTGGCTAAATCTGCTGGTTGGTATCTTCTATGTGATTGCCGGAATCTATATTTTGTTGAACGTCGGTGCGGCGGTGCTGGCTCTCACCTTTGCCTTTGGCGTGCTGTTCATCGTTGAAGGAATTGCGACCATCATCATGGCATTTACGGGGCGGGCAGGACATCGGATGTCGTGGCTGGTGGCATTAAACGGCATCGTGACCCTGATTCTGGGGATCATGGTGATTAATCGGTTCCCCTCCAGTGCGCTGTGGCTGATTGGTCTGTACGTGGGGATCAGTCTGCTGATGAGCGGGATTTCTCTGCTGATGGCAGCCCTGGCGGTGCGTCGAGTATCTCCCACAATGCTGGGAAGCTAG